In the genome of Kitasatospora cathayae, one region contains:
- a CDS encoding protein kinase domain-containing protein, which translates to MHPLITELGLDGDPKLLHERRGTTFFKVGDTALKITDGLMAGREGEVLAVLRADHYIAHGTHGTHGQGTWLTMRWIDGTSLWDTLEPAHRGDDTPAIRRSILTAAAEAAEALADLHAAGWTHGDLQPDHVVFEHDAVRIIDLACAQGPVAVPFYVHRGGLAHTTAPEIATLILDTTDHITTTPEADVWSLAASLFWSWTRTPPTDYRDPDSGRSELLADIAACRPRELAAVRPWSFPHFEDAVLAALTHDPERRPSAAVLAQSFRSANA; encoded by the coding sequence GTGCACCCCCTGATCACCGAGCTCGGCCTGGACGGCGACCCGAAGCTCCTGCACGAGCGACGCGGCACCACCTTCTTCAAGGTCGGCGACACCGCGTTGAAGATCACCGATGGCCTGATGGCTGGCCGCGAAGGTGAAGTCCTGGCCGTCCTCCGCGCCGATCACTACATCGCCCACGGCACCCACGGCACCCACGGCCAAGGCACCTGGCTGACCATGCGGTGGATCGACGGCACAAGCCTCTGGGACACCCTGGAACCCGCCCACCGCGGCGACGACACACCCGCCATCCGACGCTCGATCCTGACGGCCGCAGCCGAGGCCGCCGAAGCACTTGCCGACCTCCACGCCGCCGGTTGGACCCACGGAGACCTCCAACCCGACCACGTCGTCTTCGAGCACGACGCCGTACGAATCATCGACCTGGCCTGCGCCCAAGGCCCTGTCGCCGTACCGTTCTACGTCCACCGCGGCGGCCTGGCCCACACCACCGCCCCCGAGATCGCCACCCTGATCCTCGACACTACCGACCACATCACCACCACCCCCGAGGCAGACGTCTGGTCACTGGCCGCCTCCCTGTTCTGGTCCTGGACCCGCACCCCGCCGACCGACTACCGCGACCCGGACAGCGGCCGGTCCGAGCTCCTCGCCGACATTGCCGCCTGCCGCCCCCGAGAGCTCGCGGCTGTCCGGCCCTGGTCGTTCCCGCATTTCGAAGACGCTGTGCTCGCTGCCCTCACTCATGACCCTGAGCGGCGGCCGTCAGCTGCGGTTCTGGCCCAATCCTTTCGCTCCGCGAACGCGTAG
- the priA gene encoding bifunctional 1-(5-phosphoribosyl)-5-((5-phosphoribosylamino)methylideneamino)imidazole-4-carboxamide isomerase/phosphoribosylanthranilate isomerase PriA, translated as MTRLELLPAVDVRDGQAVRLVKGASGTETSFGEPLAAALAWQDAGAEWLHLVDLDAAFGTGSNYELLREVTGRLDIKVELSGGIRDDESLARALATGCTRVNLGTAALEAPEWVAKAIAEHGDKIAVGLDVVGTTLRGRGWTRDGGQLFDVLERLNQEGCARYVVTDVNRDGTLTGPNLQLLRDVCGATDRPVVASGGVSSLDDLRAIATLVGEGVEGAIVGKALYEQKFTLEEALEAVSG; from the coding sequence ATGACCCGCCTCGAACTGCTCCCCGCCGTCGACGTCCGGGACGGCCAGGCCGTGCGCCTGGTCAAGGGCGCGTCCGGCACCGAGACCTCCTTCGGCGAGCCGCTGGCCGCCGCCCTCGCCTGGCAGGACGCCGGCGCCGAGTGGCTGCACCTGGTCGACCTGGACGCCGCCTTCGGCACCGGCTCCAACTACGAGCTGCTGCGCGAGGTCACCGGCCGGCTGGACATCAAGGTCGAGCTGTCCGGCGGCATCCGCGACGACGAGTCGCTCGCCCGCGCGCTCGCCACCGGCTGCACCCGGGTCAACCTCGGCACCGCCGCCCTGGAGGCCCCCGAGTGGGTCGCCAAGGCCATCGCCGAGCACGGCGACAAGATCGCCGTCGGCCTGGACGTGGTCGGCACCACCCTGCGCGGCCGCGGCTGGACCCGCGACGGCGGCCAGCTCTTCGACGTGCTGGAGCGCCTCAACCAGGAGGGCTGCGCCCGCTACGTCGTCACCGACGTCAACCGCGACGGCACCCTGACCGGCCCCAACCTGCAGCTGCTGCGCGACGTCTGCGGCGCCACCGACCGCCCGGTCGTCGCCTCCGGCGGCGTCTCCTCGCTGGACGACCTGCGCGCCATCGCCACCCTCGTCGGTGAGGGTGTCGAGGGCGCCATCGTGGGCAAGGCACTCTACGAGCAGAAGTTCACCCTCGAAGAGGCCCTGGAGGCGGTTTCCGGATGA
- the hisH gene encoding imidazole glycerol phosphate synthase subunit HisH — protein MGKNVVVLDYGSGNLRSAQRALERTGANVTVSADYDTAMAADGLLVPGVGAFEACMRGLKSVRGDWIIGRRLAGGRPVMGICVGMQILFEKGVEHGVETAGCDEWPGTVEPLDAPVVPHMGWNTVDVPEGSRMFAGLDPETRFYFVHSYGVRHWELETHSARINPPLVTWATHGQPFVAAVENGPLWATQFHPEKSGDAGAALLTNWVNTL, from the coding sequence ATGGGCAAGAACGTCGTCGTCCTCGACTACGGCTCCGGCAACCTCCGCTCCGCGCAGCGCGCCCTGGAGCGGACCGGGGCGAACGTCACGGTCAGCGCCGACTACGACACCGCGATGGCCGCGGACGGCCTGCTCGTCCCCGGCGTGGGCGCCTTCGAGGCGTGCATGCGCGGGCTGAAGTCGGTCCGCGGGGACTGGATCATCGGCCGCCGGCTCGCCGGGGGCCGCCCGGTCATGGGCATCTGCGTCGGCATGCAGATCCTCTTCGAGAAGGGCGTCGAGCACGGCGTGGAGACGGCCGGCTGCGACGAGTGGCCCGGCACCGTCGAGCCGCTGGACGCCCCGGTCGTCCCGCACATGGGCTGGAACACCGTGGACGTGCCCGAGGGCAGCCGGATGTTCGCCGGCCTGGACCCGGAGACCCGCTTCTACTTCGTGCACTCCTACGGGGTGCGGCACTGGGAGCTGGAGACCCACAGCGCGCGGATCAACCCGCCGCTGGTCACCTGGGCCACCCACGGGCAGCCGTTCGTCGCCGCCGTCGAGAACGGCCCGCTGTGGGCCACCCAGTTCCACCCCGAGAAGTCCGGCGACGCCGGCGCCGCCCTGCTGACCAACTGGGTCAACACCCTCTGA
- a CDS encoding MFS transporter, translating to MRYVRLLRRGPVLLLWGAQTTSVFGDRLYAMAVMWMAWEHAGAGVMGLVAVAESLPYVVLGTLGRRVMDWFASLLALAVVDAVRLVLVAALPWAWAEFGTVGLITSAALLGVGGALFDPNLGAMVPDLVRPDEVQAVSGLMDLTGRISRVAGPGAAGLLLAVMPLAGLFWVDAATFAVSALALVLLAASVRPGAAAPQAGLQPAGTQPGAWSLVRTHPDTGVVLAVHGIGIFAGAVSLAMPALLAAHLDAGASAYAAVLACTGAGALAGNLAAGNVRLPAPLTAVYCAAWAVSGLVLAATGLAGSLPVLLTLSVLSGAVSPFLQIALSTHFALFPPAARRRLLTVDLTVIRTCGTVSMLFVPALAATGPRVAFLVGGLVVTVVGWAGAVLVLALARGRRPLPEVEPVPELAARD from the coding sequence ATGCGATACGTGCGGTTGCTGCGTCGTGGACCTGTGCTCCTGCTGTGGGGAGCGCAGACAACGTCGGTGTTCGGCGACCGGCTGTACGCGATGGCCGTGATGTGGATGGCGTGGGAGCACGCGGGCGCCGGGGTAATGGGCCTGGTGGCCGTCGCCGAGTCGCTGCCGTACGTCGTGCTGGGCACGCTGGGGCGCCGGGTAATGGACTGGTTCGCGTCGCTGCTGGCTCTGGCGGTGGTGGACGCGGTCCGGCTGGTCCTGGTGGCCGCGCTGCCGTGGGCGTGGGCCGAGTTCGGCACGGTGGGGCTGATCACCTCGGCCGCTCTGCTGGGGGTGGGCGGGGCCCTGTTCGACCCGAACCTCGGCGCGATGGTGCCGGACCTGGTCAGGCCGGACGAGGTCCAGGCCGTCAGCGGGCTGATGGACCTGACCGGCCGGATCTCGCGCGTCGCCGGGCCGGGGGCGGCCGGGCTGCTGCTGGCGGTGATGCCGCTGGCCGGGCTGTTCTGGGTGGACGCGGCGACGTTCGCCGTCTCGGCGCTCGCCCTGGTGCTGCTGGCCGCCAGCGTCCGGCCGGGTGCTGCCGCTCCGCAGGCCGGGCTGCAGCCGGCGGGGACGCAGCCAGGTGCCTGGTCGCTGGTGCGGACCCATCCGGATACCGGTGTGGTGCTGGCCGTGCACGGGATCGGGATCTTCGCCGGGGCGGTGTCTCTGGCGATGCCCGCGCTGCTGGCTGCCCACCTCGACGCCGGGGCTTCTGCCTACGCGGCGGTGCTGGCCTGTACCGGCGCCGGGGCCCTGGCCGGGAACCTGGCGGCAGGGAACGTGCGGCTGCCGGCGCCGCTGACGGCGGTGTACTGCGCGGCGTGGGCGGTGTCCGGGCTGGTGCTGGCGGCCACCGGGCTGGCCGGGTCGCTGCCGGTGCTGCTGACACTGTCCGTCCTGTCGGGGGCGGTGTCGCCGTTCCTGCAGATCGCGCTGTCCACGCACTTCGCACTGTTCCCTCCGGCCGCCCGCAGGCGGCTGCTGACGGTGGACCTGACCGTGATCCGCACCTGCGGGACGGTCTCGATGCTGTTCGTCCCGGCGCTGGCCGCCACCGGCCCGAGGGTCGCATTCCTGGTCGGCGGCCTGGTGGTGACGGTGGTCGGCTGGGCGGGTGCCGTGCTGGTGCTCGCCCTGGCACGGGGCCGCCGGCCGCTGCCAGAGGTCGAGCCGGTTCCGGAGCTGGCGGCCCGCGACTGA
- a CDS encoding oxidoreductase — MAESAPESWTDTERELWEAFREGEVFDRRCGRDDVDDPFGDAIWGPGRTVSAEVLAHLLLAGPRPTAGRVASLRMSGVYVTGALNLAGGHIDRYVELRGCRFEHKILISEASATTLRMVDCLVPRLEASRLSTTGDLHLARCRIPDGIRLTDAKIGTDLLLNLAVIGGDRYGRAVSADGITVHQDFEAERLETRGELSVRTARIGGRFSLRGAQLHADPQNRVCLNAVRLNVGHTLYLTSSADGGWFGSRSYYGSGYGQSPPPDAPSTPFRAFGQVRLSDARFEAACLISGEFHLEGDDEVSLRRIHTPELRFTCKIRPTGTVSLSRARVGNLVDTPEAWPLGKHLRLTGFVYENLRPVGPFTIRQRIAWLEGSAVEFQPESYEQLAAALRRDGADDDAREVLYAKQRRRQETLPLPARIWGRVQDITVGYGYRPGRAGLWLLLAWALGSIWFATHELDPLKADEKPHWNAVLYTLNQLLPIIDLNQGAWNPGGTSQWISAGLVVVGWLLASTVVAGATRLLQRG, encoded by the coding sequence ATGGCGGAATCGGCTCCGGAAAGCTGGACGGACACCGAACGCGAGCTCTGGGAGGCCTTCCGCGAGGGCGAGGTCTTCGACCGTCGCTGTGGCCGGGACGACGTCGACGACCCGTTCGGGGACGCCATCTGGGGGCCCGGCCGGACAGTGAGCGCCGAGGTGCTCGCCCACCTGCTGCTGGCCGGCCCGCGGCCCACCGCCGGGCGTGTCGCCTCACTGCGGATGAGCGGCGTGTACGTCACCGGTGCGCTCAACCTGGCCGGCGGCCACATCGACCGGTACGTCGAACTGCGCGGCTGCCGCTTCGAGCACAAGATCCTCATCTCGGAGGCCTCGGCGACCACCCTGCGCATGGTCGACTGCCTGGTCCCCCGCCTGGAGGCCTCCCGACTCTCCACCACCGGCGACCTCCACCTGGCCCGCTGCCGGATCCCCGACGGCATCCGGCTCACCGACGCCAAGATCGGCACCGACCTGCTGCTCAACCTGGCCGTCATCGGCGGCGACCGCTACGGCCGCGCGGTGTCCGCCGACGGGATCACCGTCCACCAGGACTTCGAGGCCGAACGCCTGGAGACCCGGGGCGAGTTGAGCGTCCGCACGGCCCGGATAGGCGGCCGGTTCTCGCTCCGCGGCGCCCAGCTGCACGCCGACCCGCAGAACCGGGTCTGCCTGAACGCCGTCCGGCTCAACGTCGGCCATACCCTCTACCTGACCAGCTCCGCCGACGGCGGCTGGTTCGGCTCCCGCAGCTACTACGGCTCCGGCTACGGCCAGAGCCCCCCACCCGACGCCCCCAGCACCCCGTTCCGCGCCTTCGGCCAGGTGCGGCTCTCCGACGCCCGCTTCGAGGCCGCGTGCCTGATCTCCGGAGAATTCCACCTGGAGGGTGACGACGAGGTCTCACTGCGCCGCATCCACACCCCCGAGCTCCGCTTCACCTGCAAGATCCGGCCCACCGGTACCGTCTCCCTCTCCCGCGCCCGGGTCGGCAACCTGGTCGACACCCCGGAGGCCTGGCCGCTCGGCAAGCACCTGCGGCTGACCGGCTTCGTCTACGAGAACCTCCGCCCGGTCGGCCCGTTCACCATCCGGCAGCGGATCGCCTGGCTGGAGGGCTCCGCGGTGGAGTTCCAGCCGGAGTCCTACGAGCAGCTCGCCGCCGCCCTGCGCCGCGACGGCGCCGACGACGACGCCCGCGAGGTGCTGTACGCCAAGCAGCGCCGCCGCCAGGAGACCCTGCCGCTACCCGCCCGGATCTGGGGCCGGGTCCAGGACATCACCGTCGGTTACGGCTACCGCCCCGGCCGCGCCGGCCTGTGGCTGCTGCTCGCCTGGGCACTCGGCAGCATCTGGTTCGCCACCCACGAGCTGGACCCGCTCAAGGCCGACGAGAAGCCCCACTGGAACGCGGTGCTCTACACCCTCAACCAGCTGCTGCCGATCATCGACCTCAACCAGGGCGCCTGGAACCCCGGCGGGACCAGCCAGTGGATCTCCGCCGGCCTGGTCGTGGTCGGCTGGCTGCTCGCCTCCACCGTCGTCGCGGGCGCCACCCGCCTCCTCCAACGCGGCTGA
- the hisD gene encoding histidinol dehydrogenase, which produces MISRIDLRGSLDDPRDLLPRAEFDVAAALEKVRPIAEDVRHRGVAALIEITERFDGVRLESTRVPAEQLTAALETLDPRVRAALEESIRRARAVHADQRRTGHTTQVVPGGTVTQRWVPVERVGLYVPGGLAVYPSSVVMNVVPAQEAGVQGIAVTSPPQKEFGGRVHPTILAACALLGVDEVYSVGGAQAVAMFALGTEECAPVNMVTGPGNIYVAAAKRLFAGRIGIDSEAGPTEIAVLADDSALPGDVAADLISQAEHGPTSGSVLVTDSPELADAVEAELAVQVARTKHSERVAEALGGRQSGIILVDDLTQGLAVVNAYAAEHLEIQTRDPHAVAARVVNAGAIFIGRWTPVSLGDYAAGSNHVLPTGGCACHSSGLSVQTFLRGVQVVEYDRDALADVAAHVVTLADAEDLPGHGDAIKARFDWTVPGS; this is translated from the coding sequence GTGATCTCTCGAATCGACCTCCGCGGCTCGCTGGACGACCCGCGTGACCTGCTGCCCCGTGCCGAGTTCGACGTGGCGGCCGCCCTGGAGAAGGTGCGGCCGATCGCCGAGGACGTACGCCATCGCGGGGTCGCGGCGCTGATCGAGATCACCGAACGCTTCGACGGCGTCCGGCTGGAATCCACCCGCGTCCCGGCCGAGCAGCTGACCGCCGCCCTGGAGACGCTGGACCCGCGGGTGCGGGCCGCACTGGAGGAGTCGATCCGCCGGGCCCGGGCCGTGCACGCCGACCAGCGCCGCACCGGGCACACCACCCAGGTGGTGCCGGGCGGCACGGTCACCCAGCGCTGGGTGCCGGTCGAGCGGGTCGGCCTGTACGTGCCGGGTGGGCTGGCGGTCTACCCGTCCTCCGTGGTGATGAACGTGGTGCCGGCCCAGGAGGCGGGCGTCCAGGGCATCGCGGTCACCTCCCCGCCGCAGAAGGAGTTCGGTGGCCGGGTCCACCCGACCATCCTGGCGGCCTGCGCGCTGCTCGGCGTCGACGAGGTCTACTCCGTCGGCGGCGCCCAGGCGGTGGCGATGTTCGCCCTCGGCACCGAGGAGTGCGCGCCGGTCAACATGGTGACCGGCCCCGGCAACATCTACGTCGCCGCCGCCAAGCGGCTGTTCGCCGGCCGGATCGGCATCGACTCCGAGGCCGGCCCGACCGAGATCGCCGTCCTCGCCGACGACAGCGCGCTGCCCGGCGACGTCGCCGCCGACCTGATCAGCCAGGCCGAGCACGGCCCGACCTCCGGCTCGGTGCTGGTCACCGACTCCCCGGAGCTGGCCGACGCGGTCGAGGCCGAGCTGGCCGTGCAGGTCGCGCGGACCAAGCACAGCGAGCGGGTCGCCGAGGCGCTGGGCGGCCGGCAGTCCGGCATCATCCTGGTCGACGACCTGACCCAGGGCCTCGCCGTGGTCAACGCGTACGCGGCCGAGCACCTGGAGATCCAGACCCGCGACCCGCACGCGGTGGCGGCCCGGGTCGTCAACGCCGGCGCGATCTTCATCGGTCGCTGGACCCCGGTCTCGCTGGGCGACTACGCGGCCGGCTCCAACCACGTGCTGCCGACCGGCGGCTGCGCCTGCCACTCCTCCGGGCTGTCGGTGCAGACCTTCCTGCGCGGCGTCCAGGTCGTCGAGTACGACCGGGACGCGCTGGCCGACGTCGCCGCGCACGTGGTCACCCTGGCCGACGCCGAAGACCTCCCCGGGCACGGGGACGCGATCAAGGCTCGCTTCGACTGGACGGTTCCCGGCTCGTGA
- a CDS encoding histidinol-phosphate transaminase has product MTIRTTRIDDLPIRDELRGQSPYGAPQLDVPVQLNTNENPYPLPEELVARIAERVAEAARNLNRYPDRDAVELREGLAAYLTRTTGFPVAREQVWAANGSNEVLQQLLQTFGGPGRSALGFEPSYSMHALISRGTGTAWISGPRNDDFTIDVDAALAAIAEHRPDVVFICSPNNPTGTAVSTDTVLRLYEAAQAARPSLVVVDEAYVEFSHRASLLPLIEGRPNLVVSRTMSKAFGAAGLRLGYLAADPAVVDAVQLVRLPYHLSAVTQATALACLEHTDTLLGYVGRLKQERDRLVDALRAMGLEVTDSDANFVQFGRFADTHAVWQAILDQGVLVRDNGVPGWLRVTAGTPAENDAFLDAVRTVIKEL; this is encoded by the coding sequence GTGACCATTCGTACGACTCGTATCGACGACCTGCCCATCCGGGACGAGCTGCGCGGCCAGTCCCCGTACGGCGCACCGCAGTTGGACGTCCCCGTCCAGTTGAACACCAACGAGAACCCGTACCCGCTGCCCGAGGAGCTGGTCGCCCGGATCGCCGAGCGCGTCGCCGAGGCCGCCCGCAACCTCAACCGCTACCCCGACCGGGACGCGGTCGAGCTGCGCGAAGGCCTCGCCGCCTACCTGACCCGCACCACCGGCTTCCCGGTCGCGCGCGAGCAGGTGTGGGCCGCCAACGGCTCCAACGAGGTCCTCCAGCAGCTGCTGCAGACTTTCGGCGGCCCCGGCCGCAGCGCCCTCGGCTTCGAGCCCTCGTACTCGATGCACGCGCTGATCTCCCGGGGCACCGGCACCGCCTGGATCTCCGGCCCGCGCAATGACGACTTCACCATCGACGTCGACGCGGCGCTCGCCGCCATCGCCGAGCACCGGCCCGACGTGGTGTTCATCTGCTCCCCGAACAACCCGACCGGGACGGCGGTGTCGACCGACACCGTGCTGCGGCTGTACGAGGCCGCGCAGGCCGCCCGGCCCAGCCTGGTGGTGGTGGACGAGGCGTACGTCGAGTTCTCGCACCGCGCCTCCCTGCTGCCGCTGATCGAGGGCCGCCCGAACCTGGTGGTCAGCCGCACCATGTCCAAGGCCTTCGGCGCCGCCGGCCTGCGCCTGGGCTACCTGGCCGCCGACCCGGCCGTCGTCGACGCCGTCCAGCTGGTGCGCCTGCCGTACCACCTGTCGGCCGTCACCCAGGCCACCGCGCTGGCCTGCCTGGAGCACACCGACACCCTGCTCGGGTACGTCGGCCGGCTCAAGCAGGAGCGCGACCGGCTGGTGGACGCGCTGCGCGCGATGGGCCTGGAGGTGACCGACTCGGACGCCAACTTCGTCCAGTTCGGCCGCTTCGCCGACACCCACGCCGTCTGGCAGGCCATCCTCGACCAGGGTGTCCTGGTCCGTGACAACGGCGTCCCCGGGTGGCTGCGCGTCACCGCCGGCACGCCCGCCGAGAACGACGCCTTCCTGGACGCCGTCCGCACCGTGATCAAGGAGCTGTAA
- the hisB gene encoding imidazoleglycerol-phosphate dehydratase HisB gives MSRIGRVERTTKETSVLVEIDLDGTGKTDISTGVGFYDHMLDQLGRHGLFDLTVKTDGDLHIDTHHTIEDTALALGAAFKQALGDKVGIYRFGNCTVPLDESLAQVTVDLSGRPYLVHTEPEGMAPMIGSYDTTMTRHILESFVAQAQIALHVHVPYGRNAHHIVECQFKALARALRYAAERDPRAAGILPSTKGAL, from the coding sequence ATGTCCCGCATCGGACGCGTCGAGCGCACCACCAAGGAGACCTCCGTCCTGGTCGAGATAGACCTCGACGGCACCGGCAAGACCGACATCTCGACGGGCGTCGGGTTCTACGACCACATGCTCGACCAGCTCGGTCGCCACGGTCTGTTCGACCTCACCGTCAAGACCGACGGCGACCTGCACATCGACACCCACCACACCATCGAGGACACCGCCCTCGCGCTCGGCGCCGCCTTCAAGCAGGCGCTCGGCGACAAGGTCGGCATCTACCGCTTCGGCAACTGCACGGTGCCGCTGGACGAGTCGCTCGCCCAGGTCACCGTCGACCTCTCCGGCCGGCCCTACCTGGTGCACACCGAGCCCGAGGGCATGGCGCCGATGATCGGCAGCTACGACACCACGATGACCCGGCACATCCTGGAGTCCTTCGTCGCCCAGGCCCAGATCGCGCTGCACGTGCACGTCCCGTACGGGCGCAACGCGCACCACATCGTGGAGTGCCAGTTCAAGGCGCTGGCCCGGGCGCTGCGCTACGCCGCCGAACGCGACCCGCGCGCGGCCGGAATCCTCCCCTCGACCAAGGGTGCACTGTGA
- a CDS encoding VOC family protein, whose translation MLTTDFPIGSPCWIDLGSPNIRATADFYGKVFGWTFQEVPDAGGYGFLKLGDKRVAALGSLDAGARSAWTTYFRTADADATAKAAEQAGATVRVPPTDVMQEGRFAALTDPQGAEFAIWQAGNTIGLDAVSEPNTLVWAELHTSDQEGAFTFYTSLFNWRVQNFEPSPGMNYRVVSTADGDQQQTSFGGIAPATGGGQPSAWTPYFAAEDVDALVSKASAAGGSVLMPAEDVENVGRIAWLADPNGAPFALIKGEPQES comes from the coding sequence ATGCTCACCACCGACTTCCCGATCGGCTCGCCCTGCTGGATCGACCTGGGCAGCCCGAACATCCGGGCCACCGCCGACTTCTACGGCAAGGTCTTCGGCTGGACCTTCCAGGAGGTCCCCGACGCGGGCGGTTACGGCTTCCTGAAGCTGGGCGACAAGCGGGTTGCCGCGCTCGGCAGCCTCGACGCGGGCGCGCGGTCCGCCTGGACGACGTACTTCCGCACCGCCGACGCGGACGCCACCGCCAAGGCCGCCGAGCAGGCCGGGGCCACCGTCCGCGTCCCGCCGACGGACGTCATGCAGGAGGGCCGGTTCGCGGCGCTCACCGATCCGCAGGGGGCCGAGTTCGCGATCTGGCAGGCCGGGAACACGATCGGGCTGGACGCCGTCTCCGAGCCCAACACCCTGGTCTGGGCCGAGCTGCACACCTCCGACCAGGAGGGCGCCTTCACCTTCTACACCAGCCTGTTCAACTGGCGGGTGCAGAACTTCGAGCCGAGCCCGGGCATGAACTACCGGGTGGTCTCCACGGCCGACGGCGACCAGCAGCAGACGAGCTTCGGCGGCATCGCCCCGGCGACGGGCGGGGGCCAGCCCTCCGCCTGGACGCCGTACTTCGCCGCCGAGGACGTGGACGCCCTGGTCAGCAAGGCGTCGGCGGCCGGCGGCTCGGTGCTGATGCCGGCGGAGGACGTGGAGAACGTCGGCCGGATCGCCTGGCTGGCGGACCCGAACGGCGCCCCCTTCGCCCTGATCAAGGGCGAGCCGCAGGAGTCCTGA
- a CDS encoding RidA family protein, which translates to MTDGRIVRGRITGFSPWEEEFGYSRAVAAGDHVHVAGSTAWVDGRIEHEGDPYRQTLAAFGVGLRALAAYGLTADDVVRTRMYITHVRDAEEVGRAHRELFVVARPVATMVVVDGLIDSRMMVEVEIDAYRTGLAKTLEAPEGNQP; encoded by the coding sequence ATGACCGATGGTCGGATCGTACGCGGGCGGATCACCGGCTTCTCCCCCTGGGAGGAGGAGTTCGGCTACTCCCGGGCGGTCGCCGCGGGCGACCACGTGCACGTCGCCGGCTCCACCGCCTGGGTGGACGGCCGGATCGAGCACGAGGGCGACCCGTACCGGCAGACCCTCGCCGCGTTCGGCGTCGGGCTCCGGGCCCTGGCCGCGTACGGTCTGACCGCGGACGACGTGGTCCGCACCCGGATGTACATCACCCACGTCCGCGACGCCGAGGAGGTGGGCCGCGCCCACCGCGAACTCTTCGTCGTCGCACGCCCGGTGGCCACCATGGTGGTGGTCGACGGGCTGATCGACTCCCGGATGATGGTCGAGGTCGAGATCGACGCGTACCGCACCGGGCTGGCAAAGACCCTGGAAGCCCCGGAAGGCAATCAGCCGTGA
- the hisF gene encoding imidazole glycerol phosphate synthase subunit HisF, which produces MTLAVRVIPCLDVDAGRVVKGVNFQNLRDAGDPVEMAKLYDAEGADELTFLDITASSGDRETTYDVVRRTAEQVFIPLTVGGGIRAVEDVDKLLRAGADKVGVNTAAIARPELIREIAQRFGRQVLVLSVDARRCPPGTETASGYEVTTHGGRQGTGLDAVEWAGRAAELGAGEILLNSMDADGTKDGYDLEMIRAVRKAVSVPVIASGGAGKLGDFAPAVEAGADAVLAASVFHFGDLRIGEVKNALREAGHPVR; this is translated from the coding sequence GTGACCCTTGCAGTACGTGTCATCCCCTGCCTGGACGTCGACGCCGGGCGGGTGGTCAAGGGCGTCAACTTCCAGAACCTGCGCGACGCCGGCGACCCGGTCGAGATGGCCAAGCTCTACGACGCCGAGGGCGCCGACGAGCTGACCTTCCTCGACATCACGGCCTCCTCCGGCGACCGCGAGACCACCTACGACGTGGTCCGCCGCACCGCCGAGCAGGTGTTCATCCCGCTCACCGTCGGTGGCGGCATCCGGGCCGTCGAGGACGTCGACAAGCTGCTGCGGGCCGGCGCCGACAAGGTCGGCGTCAACACCGCGGCCATCGCCCGGCCCGAGCTGATCCGCGAGATCGCCCAGCGGTTCGGACGGCAGGTGCTGGTGCTGTCGGTCGACGCCCGGCGCTGCCCTCCCGGGACCGAGACCGCTTCGGGCTACGAGGTCACCACCCACGGCGGGCGCCAGGGCACCGGTCTGGACGCCGTCGAATGGGCGGGCCGCGCCGCCGAGTTGGGGGCGGGCGAGATCCTGCTCAACTCGATGGACGCGGACGGCACCAAGGACGGCTACGACCTGGAGATGATCCGCGCCGTCCGCAAGGCCGTCTCGGTGCCGGTGATCGCCTCCGGCGGGGCCGGCAAGCTCGGCGACTTCGCCCCGGCCGTCGAGGCGGGGGCGGACGCGGTGCTCGCGGCCAGCGTCTTCCACTTCGGGGACCTGCGGATCGGCGAGGTCAAGAACGCGCTGCGGGAGGCCGGGCACCCGGTCCGGTGA